TCAGCGCTTGCAGCGGCAGCTGCAGCTGCGAGAGACCCGGCCGTGGACCGCTCGTTGCGCTCGGTTTTCGGTATGTATAAAGAGACCGGCTTGGTTTGGTTCTACTCTTCATAAGTTTCATTAGCCGCTAAGCTAAACCCGTTAGTAACAACTAAAACTCTGCAGTAAGAGTGTGTAACACCTTATTCcacagtatgtattttttagGTCTATAAGTTATTATTGGAAATcgtattatttgcatttttaacacatATGCTAACGTATACACTCAGtaggtgtaaaaaaaactactgcAGATGTGGATGGACTGCAGTAGTGGTGTAAGTGGTAAAAAGTAGCATATCACCAATAAACAGAACGGGGTGAGAACAGCTGCTGCTACAGTGAACCAGTTTGCAAaattgttcattattttctttatcgTTCGTGTTTTGATAACAGTGGGAAACATTCCTTATGAGGCCACCGAGGAGCAGCTGAAAGACATCTTCTCAGAGGTTGGACTTGTCGTCAGTTTTAGGTATACACAGTAATGCTTGAATCAACATGCTTCAGTCACTTTAGAGGAAACCCTGGCGTTTATCGTGAAAAACACACTTCTCGCAGGTTGGTGTATGACAGAGAAACGGGTAAGCCAAAGGGATATGGCTTTTGTGAGTACCAGGATCAGGAGACGGCGCTCAGCGCCATGCGTAACCTGAATGGCAGAGAGTTCAGCGGCAGAGCCCTCCGCGTCGATAATGCTGCTAGTGAGAAAAATAAAGAGGAGCTCAAAAGTAAGTTTGAGTTCTGAAGTGTAATATTTTATCCAATGGGGGGTTGAATTTTTTGATTTCTAAATCTTGTGGCCCTTTTTAAACCTGCACGCTTGCATTCACAGGTTTGGGGACCGGAGCTCCTATTATTGAGTCCCCTTATGGAGACGGCTGCACACCAGAAGAAGCCCCCGAGTCCATCAGCAGGGCAGTGGCcagtctgcctcccgaacagatGTTTGAGCTGATGAAACAGATGAAGGTGATTATAGGAACTTGTTAAAGTTAATAGGGTCCAAAATGCTTGTAGAAAGCAAGTTATTAAATGATTAGTTCAcaaaaaatgaagaatttaaCTACCCACATATTGTTCCAGATTCGTAAGACTTTTGTTCttcaaaactcaaaactttGAAGTTGCAAAAAAGTTTGCAGAAGACAAACCTTCTGCATAAAACCTCAAATGACacgttttcataaaaaaaaagctatgtttgtaattaaatgtaatacacCTCTAAAATgagtagatgatgacagaatttaaatttttgttgaAGTTTACTTCTTTAATTGCTAGTAATCTTATTGTTTccaataattacatttgaaataaccATTAGTTCAgtacatacttttttaaaatcattgtttgGTATGTTTAGAGACACACAGTTTGTTCAATAAACTTCCTCTATCTTTGAATTAAAGAAAAGTCTGTCTCTGCTGCTGCAACACTCCTACAGCAATTTATGCTGCTGTTGTAAATGGGAAAGAGGTTTGAAGTGCTTCATTAATAGTTTATTTGTGGTTGTTGAATTTCTCGTCCTGTTCTTGTTTGTACAGTTATGCGTGCAGAACAGTCCTCAGGAGGCCAGGAACATGCTCCTTCAGAATCCTCAGCTCGCCTACGCCCTGCTCCAGGCTCAGGTGGTCATGAGGATTGTGGACCCTGAAATCGCTCTGGTAAGGTCATGCCTctaaagcagtggttcccaaccttttcttgtttgaggcacccttggaaagccttttaaaagttcccggcacccttataaggaaatagatatttaaaatctccgtagcttttttattattatttatttatttgtttcatttcgagagtttgcatgcaacaacaccttatacctagtcctagatgatatgagaatactgtttacactgattctgccttaataaaaaaattttgttgaaattttggcggcaccctcaaaagacctcacggcaccccttagtgccgcggcacaccggttgggaaccactgctctaaagGAACACACTAGAGAAAGTAAACTGTCTTAGcacatgaatggaaaaaaatgaacatcCTATCAATTTCCTTAAATAAGTATTCTTGCAAATAACAAGGATTGTGACAAtagtttttatcagtttttggAAATGTGGCATGTATGCtgagatgaggaaaaaaaatcacccgTTATTCTCATAGAAAATGCTCCACCGTCCAGCTGTGGTTCCGCCCATAAACCCAAGCCCTCAGCCCGGAGCGGTCCCAGCACCTAACCAGCCCCTTCCTCAGTCCAATGTGCCAGTCTCTCAGCCTCAGCCGATGGTCagtattacacattttatgttttaaaatataattgcaattaaaaatttatatattttttcaaattaaagatgtaatttattcatgtgaattttcagcttcagtgtcacatgattcttcagaaatcgttctgaTATGCTGTttcgctgctcaagaaacacttcttatttttatcagtgttgaaaaacGGGGCTGTTCCAGGAAGCAGATTATGtgacatacatgcatacatacgcTTTTAAGAATAAGCAAGCAGATACTTTCGATTTCAAAAACGGAGGTAACTTTCAGGGTATGCAAGTAGACATAGCAAGTTGCTCTCTGAAGATGACCTGTTCTGGAGTAGGTTATGTTTCCAGTGGGTGTGACAGATTgtgcataatattatatattattacaagaAATTCTGTTTGTAAGATGTATTGTGTAATGCGTTATTCTAATAtggttatattataataatttgaatatatttattgtcataTATAATAGTTTTCATGATATTATGGCAAGGTAAtgtttagatttagatttatatcTCGCACATCAAGGATCCACATTTtcttgaatgtatttttataataaaagttaGTATCTTATATGACGACTTATATAATTAGCATcaattaaacaatataattctTATTCTCAAGGATTAaggattaaacaaaaaaaatatggtaggTGGCGTCAAGTATATAAATGATCTttgaacagaagaaagaaacagcatGGCTCACTTTTTCGACTCgtgctttctggaataccccctagttgtgctgcttaatattttttctcatgATTTTCAGTgcatcattattaaataaaagtattaattcctttaaaaaatattattgaccTCACGTGTTTGACTTAGAGATTTGTAGTCTTTTGTGCTTTAATAACGTTCACGCTCTTTCACAGATTGTGTCTTATGTCTGAGTTGGGTTTATGGACAGTCAAGCCATTCTGCTTTATTAGTGCTCACAAGTAATCTTCTGTTGATCTTCTGACTCACAGCCAGGTATGCATGTGAACGGAGCCCCACAGATGATGCAGCCTCCGCAGATGGGAGGTGGAGTACCCGGACCAATGCCAGGACAGGGACCCATGGGACCAGCTGGTATGCTCGGTTGTCCAAGGATTACTTTGGTgctcatgtatgtgtgtgagtagTTACAGCAGTTTATCGCTGTCCTCTTCATCTAAAGGTGGGATGCAACCTCAGATAGGGATCCCTCCGGGAGGCCCTGTGCCCATGGACAGAGGACCAGGTATTCATTTTAGAATTCTTTGTGTATGATTATACACTTGATATTTCTGTGACTGTTatgatcacattttttttccattacacTAATTTGCTTTTTCagcaaatgtatgtttttttttttcttaggatTTGGAAGTAGTATCATTATCATTTAGGACATTCACAGTCATCGTGAGAAAATTGATATTACTACGTGGTTTCTGTCCACAAGTAATAACACTAACATAGGCTTTTATGTAgtgatttaatttacatttcttcAAGGTGCATTTTCTCAAGATTTTAATTCAGTCAATATTGTTGTGGCAACATTTAGATGgcatataattacatataaactgtaacatttttgtaatcaaTTTTGAGTGTGTACATTACTGATAAAGTTTGGTGGTTAGtgacttttgaaaaaatattttaacttgtatattataactattataacTATATTATCTTTAGCAAGGGTGCATAAATGAATCAcgtcacagtaaaaaaaaacatttttgtcaaatagcaatgtttttttttactgtgaacaATAACAAGTAGTATTAATTGAACACCAAtcagcatatttttattatatttaaagaatcaTGTGATGCTGTAGTCTGGAATGATGGctgctgaataaattaaattgtaattttttttaattgtaaaagttcactattacagttttactgtaattttcaTCAAATAGATTTGAGCTTATGAGAGCATAAAATACTAGCTGACCCTAGACATTTatgtttatacttttatatatagttttatgtaTTGGTATGTTGCATTATATAGGACACTTTGAGTCCTAGATATTTGTATCTGCATTAGCCAATTAAAAACCTATATCGACTACTACTCCAACCCATGTCCATAAACATCAGTACAAGCATCCCTGGGTAATATCAGTAAGTGCTACCATGCGCTGTCTCAGTTCTTTCTCCTGTTTTCTTCACTTAATGCTGACCCAGGAAACCTTCAGGACTCTCCTGTGGGAGCAGCTGGGCAGGCTGCTATCGAGCGGCCTCAAGGTATCATGGGTATAAACTGTGGTCTGCTCAGAACAGATCTGTCAATAGTCTCCCCTGCTCATTATTTTATCCCTACATGCACCTTTTGTAGTGTACTTATTACCTCTGCCTACCCTTAAGCATCACACGTGAACCATTTGACAGCAGTACGTGGAACATCCATTGCGTCAAAGATAGTGTGCAAAATACCATGTAGACGTGTAGAGAGAAGCGAAACTCTTCAAGCAATTGACCCGAAAAACATTGTTGACAGGCTAATCGCTGATTAGCACGCGGTCGTGAATAGTGTTGTAACATGGGTGTGTTCTGCTGtattgtcactaaaacaaaagtgCTGAAGGAGTGAAGACAACACATTGTAAACAGTGCGAACCCTTTTATTGTAACGTTTCCAAAACCCTGAACAATGAAGTCTTGTTGCCTAATGGAATGTGCCAATGTAGCAGAATAGAGAGTATTGATGAGTTTCACTTTGTAAAGATGTTGAAGTTCTCTTTTATCAGTGTCACTGTGACAGGTGAAACAATATCCTTTTGTTTGTGAAGTGGAACCTTTTTGTTTCCTTCAGTCTAATTTCCTTGACGCTAAAGGAATCGTCTTGGTGTATCATAGCGGTGTCGTATCTGGGAAACATGCGCTTGACAATGCAACctcattattcatgttttttgatTGAATAAACATGTCGACGTTTTTGTAATGCACTTTAACACTagtttattttagcaatttgaTTCTATAGCCagctaattttttttccttcaaatgGACGTTTTTCAAAATCCGTAAACCTCCTCTCTTTTTGCAGTGCCGATAGTAGACCCACGCGCCCCAATGCGAGGGGCTCCTCAAGGCCCTCCAGGGATCCCACCCAGAGGCCTGCTCGGAGATGGTCCGAATGATCCGCGAGGTGGATCATTGGTCAATGTTACTGGAGATATGGTGGAGCCAGGGTAATGCATACTAACTTTGTTGAAGTGACATTTAGATAATCACAGCCGATCATCGACACAATAGTCTCGTTAGTGTTGTCAGAAAGCTTACTTAGCTTACGTAAAATGTCTGTAGAACATTTAGGCAAAATGTCTACTTTCGTTTTTTTAAtggttgaaaatattttaaaaaatcattatataaataattatgaatattttaggtaattttgttttatttgagtgccatactgaattttcagcagccattatttctgttttcGGTGTAACAtaatccttcataaatcataatttagtagtcaggaaacatttctttttgaatggTATTGTACATcaggctttttatttatttattggtcacCATTCATTTGTTTAACGAAGTTCataacaaaagctttttatttttgttgttcacTTACAGACATGGTTACATCGGAGGCCCTCCACAACATCAGGGGCCGCCCATGCATATGGCGCCCCCAGACATGCGTGGCCCTCATGACATGAGAGGAGGACCCATGATGGGAGAACCTAGAGGTCCTATGATGGAGCAGCGTGGTCCACCAATGGAGGCAAGAGGtacttaaaaatgtagtttcatTTTGCCTGATGTGGCTGCTTTGTGGACCCTTCTCACCAACCtaagtttgtttttcaaaaagtacTTTCCCATTCACTGCAATAAAACACGACGACTATGATGTCTGAGAAACCAGGAAACGTGAAAAGAATCCAATACTGGTTTTACTCCTTTCTGAAATAACACTCAGTTTGAAGGATTCTCTTACagataagattaaaaaaaaatgtattcctcAAGGTCGTGATCCAAGAGCCGTTGATGCTCGGGGTCCGATATCTGGCCAAAGGGTTCCTGTGGCTGGAGGAATGCCGGGTCCTCCCCCCCATGGTATGGGACAAAGTGCACCTCCAGCAGCGAGACCGGTAAGATTTCCAGACCTTTTAATGTCTAGGAGCCCCAAATTTGATTATCTCATtgtttctgaaatataaaaataaaagcagctaTTTTTAAGTCAGTAGAACCTGTgtttgaaaaatacaaaactttaaAGCAAGTTTGCAGATTTCAAATTAttagctttttgtttatttttgtctgtagTGCATTATTATATGACAGCGTTTTAGTGTcgccttaaaataaatgttaatatataattacaggATTAAAGTTGAAATATTACGAGAATAaagattatatattttgatatatccATTTGCTCATGCAACTGGCCTGGATTGCAAGCATGGCAGGGGTATTCTAAAgtatctttttaaaatctgcCAGTTTTATAGCAAAATACAAACAGTGTGTATATTGTAATGCGCAATTAAACACTTTAAGATTCCATtagttaatgttatttattgtaaaatgttgttttacaaGTATTTGTTATTGTATATATGCTCACAAAAACGCTTAAACAGAAAAGCAAGCACAGATTTGCCATGATTTGGCATGGCAGGccatacaaataattaataaccgTTTTCTTACCTAAATCCTGCGTTTGGACCCGGCACAAATGCAGAATCACATCACTCTGTGCTTCtcaaattattatgtttatatgaatatgtaGTGTAGCAGTTGCATATCTCTGCGTCATATGTGGCCCCTTGTCAAGcatgaaaaacacaaattcatttaaatgtatcagATCTTACAAAGAtccattttaatgttaataaatgtgacAACAATAATTACCGTAGTCTGACCTTAGACCGCCTTTTCCCAAAATGACTTATACCACTGTTGCAGCTATTAAAATAGTTCAGTGTGTAATGgccaaattattacatatttgcGTGCACTAACCTATCAACCAAAcgttgttatttaataaaataaagaaaacaaacacgccTTTTCTTGAACAGCATCGCTTCACAAAAAATCAGCAACCGAAACTCAGCAAAAAAGGTGTATAAACAGCTCTATGTCAGCAAACGATATATAGCTTgcagtatttaatttatatgtcTGCatctttaaatgtcttttaacaGGGTCCTACATCAGACGTGTCATCACAAGACCACGAGAAAGtgagtctatttttttttttcccacacacTTTTGTATGATGGGGTCTTTGttttaactgaaactaaaaattCCAACGAATTTCCtgaatgtatatattcataGAAACTGTATAATATTGTTAAAGGATATTTCAGGTCAGCTTCATTTTGTGTTTCGGTGACCTGATTTTCCAGAATTACTAGTCAACTTGTTAACTCCTAATGTTGACAGCTCTCACTCTTCAGTTCCAATCTTTCATTATGCAACATTGCTTCTGTCTCATAGATAATAATAGATATGCTGTGTTTCCACATTCCCAGGCTGCCTTGATTATGCAGGTCCTGCAGCTGACCCCAGAACAGATCGCCATGCTGCCACCAGAACAGAGACAGAGTATCCTGATACTGAAGGAGCAGATTCAAAAGACAGCAGGCGCACCCTGAATACTCATCCTGTGACGTGAGTTCTTTCTTCCAACCTAAGAAGcctatttataataattacaggcTCTGTGACAAAGCAGACATGGGTTTTCTTAGGTACCAGGGATTCATTTGGGTTAGTGCAAGTCTTAAAATCTGACTCTTCAACTTTATTACAGGAACGTACGCATCCGATCAGACAACCATCCCCCGGCTGCTTTTGTATTGGTCTGCAGAACATCCACATCTGtaactttgttgttgttgtttttgttttatagtggttattttcttatttcaagTGAGATCAGTTGTATATGAACAGTAGTAGTTTACAGTTTACTtctcatgaaaaaataaaaaaatacaaaactgggttttgaaataaaaagctggatttttttttttcaatgcagaaGATATTTccttcataatttatttttaaatacagtttagaaaagacatttataatgtacagtattaaCAATTTATATCTTGGATGATAAAGTAAGTTTGATTGTTGAAAGGTTACATAACTAGTGACTAACCATATGTGACATGTTGTTAGGAAAAGATCTTTTCCCTTTTTACCTTTTACAAGCATTCCGAAATGCTTTTCAGTAAATGCTAATTTTAGAGCTGTGCACTTGTTTACACAAGGAGGcgtttacaaaaacacaatacagtCTGGCATACATCTGATTTCCTTGTTTCTTAGTGATTCATTTATCACCAGGAACTTGGAAAGCCAAaccttgaaagaaaaaaaaagtaaaaatacaatgaGTGGAATTTTGACTCAGACACGGAATAAGTCCCTTCTGGCAATTAGTTGACTTTCCAGGATAAAGGGCGTCTTATTTTTCATTGATCTGACAATTGGCAAATCACGATACTGCTTACGTGCGCAATGCCTAGTGCAGAGATCCTTCAAGAGAATTATGTTTcctgtgagagaaaaaaataaaaatcctcaGAAATTTTCTTTGTTGAAGTAAAACTTGGTTTTCCGGGGATCCACGTCAGAGTACTTCACACATTTCTTCTCCAAGTCCTTTGCTAAGGCTTGTGGGCCACACAGGAAAGTTCCAACCACAGACctatacatatttaaagtttaGTGTTGGGGTATTTTGAGTGTCATGTAGGAATCagtaacatcaaaaaaaagttttagaaacTTACGATGGGTTCTCTTGCCTAACTTGATCAAATTCTTTATCCCAGTTCGGTCGGCCATAATGTGTCTTTTGTTTTAGACCGGTGATGATATCTGTATCTTTATCAAAATGTACCATTGCATGGTTTACCTGTACATACCAATGAATATGTTCTGTGATTAATAAATGACTCATATTTCAGATTAGATCAACCTGCTTTTCAGATGAAGAGTGGGATTATTGCACATACATGACTCTGGTCCCATCCGGTGAGGTAGAGTTTATATGTAAGGAAGTCCCTCATTCCTCGTTCCTCCATTTCTTTCTCAAGAACCTGTAGGAGATCTGCAAACCACTCAAAGGCGTATGTCTCTCTACACAGCCAATAGAAGTAAATCTAAACGGAAAGAAGTCAgtaattaatagaaaatttaGTTTAAAGGGATGATGGACTTTGTTATCTAGGACATGAAGGTAAACTTTGTAATATCACAACAACAAACGTGATTGTGCTAGACCTTTGCACCCAACTTCCTTATTTTTTTCCAACGTGATCTTACCCTCTTTGTTTGTAGCTTGGGGTCAGAGTCTTTAAACTTGTACCAGATGGACTTCAGGATAGAGGCAAATGGGGTCACTCCAATCCCAGCGCCCACCAACATGCTGACCTCATAATCAAATACATCCTCACTCGCAGTTCCAAATGGGCCATCCACGGCCATCctgaagcaaaaaaattcaatattgaTTTTCTTGATACATTACTGctcctgtcttttttttttttcagattttgaaaaaacattttccataattaaattaagatcTGCAGCTTGAAGAATACTATCCATGTCttcataaagaacctttaaaatcCACAGAACCTCTTCACTACGCAACATCTTTATAGTGAAAGATGTTCTTCAGATTGTTAAAATGTTCCtcatattaagaaaaaatggtTATTCTAAGAACACTCTTTAAAAGTAGTTGCAGcaattccacaaaaatatccaGTTTGAAGAACATTGTAATAATGACTTTTGATTTTGTGCAATGAAAAGATTGCATAACTgtaaaaggttcttcatggaaccataaatgctaaaaaagaaCCTGCTTTTGACTGAAAGGTTTTTTGGGAAACCCAAATAGTTTTTACCACATTTTGGAACCTTTGTTTTTAGAGAATGAACTAAAAGTACGTACTTAGGTCCCTGCCCACCCTCTGGTAGGTTTTCAACCATCCCGATGAGCTTTTCAGTCCAGTCTCCAACAGATCGGATGTGCACACTGAAGAAGTCCTCTTCCGGGGCTGATGTCATGGTAAATGGATGCCACTCAAGCTGAGAGATGGCTGGACAATTGAGGAACACGTACTGACCGACTTCCATGTTGAATCCAGGCTTCACCAGCTGTAGCTCCAACACCTTTGACGGGCGGATTACAATCTAAAATGCAAGAACGGAAGCCATTTGTCATTACAGAACAACTGTACTGGGGTTCAGATGAACAATATAGTCTGTGAAGACTCACCTTCCTATAACTGACAGGCTGCATGTAGCGAATAAAACGAAGCACCCGCTCACACAGATAAATTATCATTGGTCCAATTACATACATCCAGGTCTGCAACAAAGGATTCATCAAATTGGAATCAGTAAGCACTCGAATAAATCTATCATTGGCTTGTGCAACTACAAACGTGACTGTTTTTACCTGAGGAAACCCTCCTGCAAACTGCGGAATTGGACATTCCTGAATTTTTCCCCAGTTCTCTGGCTGATCTTCGCAAAATGAATTATTGTGAGGGGACTGGTCATTTGCTGACTTCGCACAATGCGCCTGGGCAGAATCCAAAAAGCATGTGTTAATTActcttaatcatttttttaaaactgggTTTACCCGCTCAGTAGATCTTACCCTGCACCGTGGAAAACTAAGCCAGCGAAGAAAATGATGAAAAGGTGATGCGTATACCAAAAGACCTCAAAATAACTCCTGCGAATGACTTCCATTGACGAAGTGATCATGAGGATGAGGGCAAGAGTTATGACGACCCCTGTGAGACCCGCAATTGTGGTGAATACAAGAAGCGTCGGAGTCTGGAGTACAAGGAAACAAGATTAAAGCCGGCACGTTATAACACATAAGCAATGCAGTGTGGAGCTCAAATGTAGAATACCATtcaagtttgtgttttttttatatcaaggCAGCATTTGCTTAATCAAAAatagtaatactgtgaaatattgcaatgaaaatgctttctgttttaatatattagaaaatgccatttattcctgtgaggaataaagctgaatttactCGTCTTCAGCGCTACACgttcctttagaaatcattctaccATACTGATTTATTATAGTTGTGTACTGTTACAAATCTATCAGTACACGGCATGCTTTTATATCTCTTCTGATCAATAAAACCtagcaatacatttatattagtgTATATGATGTGTATAAATCAGCTTTAAAggaaaacgtaaaaataaaagccattaaataGTGACTCACTGTAGAATTGGAGTGAATGGGATTTAGGTAAGTTGTATTTAATTCACGGGAGTCATCGAGCACGGACAGAGTAGTGGCGAGAGGCCCATATTGACCTTGGAAACTGTTCGTGTACCACTCCGCGTTGAGCAAATGAGCAACAGTGTGAACGGCTGCGTTAAAGAGAGATTTCACATGGTCAAAAGAACACTTACAACCTAAAACAATTCTAATTATTGGGTAATTTGCAAACATATTCTATAACTCCGGGGTCAATACAGGAATGTTTAGCAAATCAGTCAGAAATGTCATGAAAGTTCTGcatgatttatatattcatgCAGACACCGTTTAGTACCTTCAGGTTGAAGACACTTGTTCTaacccatttttttaaatctttttctttcagaattaTGCTTTCTGGTTCTTACAAAATCAAACTTGTTCAATGTTTATCCAGATCTGCCCATGAAGAATAACTGTAATGCTTGGgttatcagagataaaattctTCGCCTACAGCACAAACAGTGCCTTTGCTTAAGTCTCCTATTATATAACGGCATGCCAGTGTGAATGTCCACAAAAGCTATCGCAAATCAGCCCTTTCCTGTAAAACACACTGTATCAGGTGTCTATAACCTACTGTGATACGCTCAACAACTTCCTGTTAATTcatgattttcaaaaaatcaTGACGTTTACCTGTCATCAGGGCAATCATGTAAGCGACCAACTTGTGGAAAGTCAGATTTTTGTCCAGCTGTTTCCTCATTGTTCGGCCGCAGCACTGAAAAGTGCACAGGAGAGCAAATATATACAACGGTTCACATATACTCTCCCAGACACAAAGGTGCGATTGTGCAGCAACTCACTATAAAGGATCCGCGGAGCAGAGACAGCAGGTTTCGACAGACTGGCAACAGTATCAGCATGCAGTTGAAGTTTAGTACAGCAGCTGGAGCTCTGGCCCAAGGTAAAGCAGACTGAAAGAAACAGCATTATGATTACCATTATTAACAGGATCCTCTACATGAAATCTAATTTGGATGtggcaaaataaaacatctccTTCCTTACTGTCCTTTTTGCCTTAGTGCTTACACATTTTGTATGCCATAACGTACCCCTAAAAGTTCACGAGTGTATTCAAATTGTTCTCCCCGATCATAGAATAAGAAGAAGTGG
The genomic region above belongs to Puntigrus tetrazona isolate hp1 chromosome 14, ASM1883169v1, whole genome shotgun sequence and contains:
- the nox1 gene encoding LOW QUALITY PROTEIN: NADPH oxidase 1 (The sequence of the model RefSeq protein was modified relative to this genomic sequence to represent the inferred CDS: inserted 1 base in 1 codon) encodes the protein MGNWIINQGLSAFILVVWMAINIFLFVHFFLFYDRGEQFEYTRELLGSALPWARAPAAVLNFNCMLILLPVCRNLLSLLRGSFICCGRTMRKQLDKNLTFHKLVAYMIALMTAVHTVAHLLNAEWYTNSFQGQYGPLATTLSVLDDSRELNTTYLNPIHSNSTTPTLLVFTTIAGLTGVVITLALILMITSSMEVIRRSYFEVFWYTHHLFIIFFAGLVFHGAGRIVRSQQXDQSPHNNSFCEDQPENWGKIQECPIPQFAGGFPQTWMYVIGPMIIYLCERVLRFIRYMQPVSYRKIVIRPSKVLELQLVKPGFNMEVGQYVFLNCPAISQLEWHPFTMTSAPEEDFFSVHIRSVGDWTEKLIGMVENLPEGGQGPKMAVDGPFGTASEDVFDYEVSMLVGAGIGVTPFASILKSIWYKFKDSDPKLQTKRIYFYWLCRETYAFEWFADLLQVLEKEMEERGMRDFLTYKLYLTGWDQSHVNHAMVHFDKDTDIITGLKQKTHYGRPNWDKEFDQVRQENPSSVVGTFLCGPQALAKDLEKKCVKYSDVDPRKTKFYFNKENF
- the cstf2 gene encoding cleavage stimulation factor subunit 2 isoform X2; amino-acid sequence: MANSALAAAAAAARDPAVDRSLRSVFVGNIPYEATEEQLKDIFSEVGLVVSFRLVYDRETGKPKGYGFCEYQDQETALSAMRNLNGREFSGRALRVDNAASEKNKEELKSLGTGAPIIESPYGDGCTPEEAPESISRAVASLPPEQMFELMKQMKLCVQNSPQEARNMLLQNPQLAYALLQAQVVMRIVDPEIALKMLHRPAVVPPINPSPQPGAVPAPNQPLPQSNVPVSQPQPMPGMHVNGAPQMMQPPQMGGGVPGPMPGQGPMGPAGGMQPQIGIPPGGPVPMDRGPVPIVDPRAPMRGAPQGPPGIPPRGLLGDGPNDPRGGSLVNVTGDMVEPGHGYIGGPPQHQGPPMHMAPPDMRGPHDMRGGPMMGEPRGPMMEQRGPPMEARGRDPRAVDARGPISGQRVPVAGGMPGPPPHGMGQSAPPAARPGPTSDVSSQDHEKAALIMQVLQLTPEQIAMLPPEQRQSILILKEQIQKTAGAP
- the cstf2 gene encoding cleavage stimulation factor subunit 2 isoform X1, translated to MANSALAAAAAAARDPAVDRSLRSVFVGNIPYEATEEQLKDIFSEVGLVVSFRLVYDRETGKPKGYGFCEYQDQETALSAMRNLNGREFSGRALRVDNAASEKNKEELKSLGTGAPIIESPYGDGCTPEEAPESISRAVASLPPEQMFELMKQMKLCVQNSPQEARNMLLQNPQLAYALLQAQVVMRIVDPEIALKMLHRPAVVPPINPSPQPGAVPAPNQPLPQSNVPVSQPQPMPGMHVNGAPQMMQPPQMGGGVPGPMPGQGPMGPAGGMQPQIGIPPGGPVPMDRGPGNLQDSPVGAAGQAAIERPQVPIVDPRAPMRGAPQGPPGIPPRGLLGDGPNDPRGGSLVNVTGDMVEPGHGYIGGPPQHQGPPMHMAPPDMRGPHDMRGGPMMGEPRGPMMEQRGPPMEARGRDPRAVDARGPISGQRVPVAGGMPGPPPHGMGQSAPPAARPGPTSDVSSQDHEKAALIMQVLQLTPEQIAMLPPEQRQSILILKEQIQKTAGAP